The genomic DNA TGGACTAATTATCCCGATACTGTGGGGAATCCACTCTTATTGGCGGAGGAATTCTTCCACTCCATGGGAGCGGTTTTTCCACCACTCAGCGTGTGTGATCCGACAGTCGAACCGCCTCTGTGTTCCTGAGCATCGTCTATATGTCAGCTGATAGAATGATACAGTTCGTAATGCCGAACGGCTGCGGCAGATCTCCGTCCATACATTAGATCGGCTATAGATATACCTCTTTCCATGCATTAAAATTTATAAGGTATAAGCCTTGGCTACTTATGAGTCCGGTAAGACTATGTTTACATCCGCTAGCGACAGATAAGCCTGAAGATCGTGTTGATCAAACATTCAGTATACCGAATGCAACGTAGTTTGTGCCTCCAAAAGGCGGATATCAATTTAAAAGTACTGGTACTTTCATGTAATAATGGATTGGTGTCGTGAAACAGGAGTGCTGACCTCCCTAGACTTGACTGAACCGGTATGATCTGGTTTTCGCCCAGCTTCCAAAGGTGTCCTAACCAGACAAGCCTCTCTTCTCGCTttcggagaagaagataatcaTTCGCCACAGCTTCCGCACCAAAACTTCTGCCTCCTCGTCGAGAGCCTAGGGAACCAAAGTTAGACATCACAGCATATTGACAAAGGCGATGCTTGAATGAAGATATACTCACCTCCTCCAGCTGCTCCACCAGTTCTTGGGGAGGTCCATGCTTTCGAACATgctcttccaccacatccacCAACATCTGTTCCTGAACACCCAGGTATTcgacaatcttcttctccacgaaGGGCTTGAGTTGTTCGCTGACCACATTTTCGTCCACGAACTCCCACTTGACTTCCCAGTTCCACAATCCTTCCTTCTCGGTGGGGATTTCGGCGGCCAGTTGTCGGGCAGCTTGCGCCCGCTCCTCCTCGCTGAGTCCGGCAGCCTCCGCAGCGCTGTCGAACTTGATCGGGATAAGAGGGCGTCTTGCCGTTGCTTCcggctcttcttcgtcttccagcaATCCTTCGACTTCGGCAACAGTACGGCGGCTGGTTGCAGCCTGAGCCTTCTGTGCCGCAGCTCCAAgggagagcttgaagcgCTGGGGTTCTCTGGGGGCCTGAGTCCGGGTCTCCAATTCCTCCGCCTGTCGAGCAAGGAAGTCGTCTGCCATACCACGTGCCTGTTCCCGCTGTTGGACAGAGCGAGCCCGCTCCCGCTCTTCGGCAGCACGGTCAGCCTCATCCATACTAACCTCACGTGCTCGGAAAGCTGCGCGACTACGCAACCACGCTCCCCTATCGGCGTAGTAGTCATGGGCCTTGCGACTGGCCTCCGCATCATCGTTCCACTCCCCGAAATGCTTATCAGCCTCTTCGCGCACTTCCTGCAgtttggcttcttcctccttatcacgcttcttctctcgctcTAAAGCTGCAGTCCTGCTCCGTTCGCGATTGAGCCAGCGTCGCTCTTGATCGAGGAATTGTTTCTCTGCTTCAGcatccttcctctcttgGCGGCGACGTTCCAGCTCTTCATCGCTCGCATCGgagtcttcatcttcacgaTCAATGTAAAAGGGGGCGCCATTCACCGAACCGCCGTTCACAAATGCCACACCCTTCTGGTAATCTTTCGGGATCTGCACGCCAAAGCCCTTCGGACCAGATGGCGCATTCGGCATGCTGCGGTCCCGAGGACCAAGAGGGATCCCGTTTGCTCCGGCAGCGGGTCCGCTTGGAGCTGTAGGCGGAGGGGAGGCTAGGCGGCTGATGCGAGAACCTGAGTTGCGTGCTCTTTCCATAGactcgatctcttcctctctcttcagaCGCTCTATATCCCTACGGTTGCTTCTCTCACGGAAAGCTGCGATCTCCTTAGCAACGGTTTCCCTCATTTCCGGAGGAATATCAGATAGCTCATCCTCGACGGTGATGGGGATAGTGACGACTTCAGCCGATGCACCATCTTGGCcctctgcatccttcatCGCAGTATCCCCTTCACGATCAATCGCTGAAACATCCTCTTTCTGAGTGGGTGATGACGGGTGAAACAACTCTGAAAGGACGCTAGACAGGGTCGAGCGCGCAGCATCTAGGCGGGATTGCCGCTCCGCGGGGTCCACCTCGCCTCTGCTAGCCTCATATTGCTCTAGATAATCCAGAGAGCCCTCGTCAACGACAACCTAGTTTAAACAAGTGTTAGATTATACTCGTAGATCCCCAACATGCATAATACATACCAGTAGTTGGctcttctcaatctcattatcttccttgtcacCGCCCTCCGACGGCGTCTGTCTCTTCAAAGGCACTTCGACGTCCTTTAGCACTTCCACAGCTGTTCCCAGACTCTCGGGGTCCTCGTACTCAGCGAAACCGAACTTGCACGGTTTTTCATCCGCATCCGTAGCACGGATCCAGCGCCTAAGATTCCCAGCAGACCGCAGAATCTTCTCAATACCCTCATCGCCACCAACACCCTCAGTAATCCCACCGACAAAGAGCGTCCGAACGATCTCATCCCTGGTAGGcggctgcagctgcatcaTCGCATCTCGCACATTCTGGCGCTGGGTTTCCAGATTCGACGATCCCAACCCGGCACGTCTTCCTGGGGCTTCGCGTTCCTTGTTGGTATCGGGGGTAGCTGACTTCGACGGTCCCGACGTTCCCAGGCGAATCACAGGCGCGGAGAAGTTGATGTTGGGCATATTTGGGGGCGGTTGGAAGTTCGCAGGGAAGCCCGCAGGCCGGCCTGGCTGTTGGGCGTTCGCTTGCTGCATCCCAGGCGGCGGAGTAGTTCCGGGGGCAGACATTCCGGGAGGGGGGGCTGTATATGTGTTGTTAAGAGAATGTTAGACAACAGGAGCCAGTCGTTGGCACTTACCCATGCCGGGAGGAGCTCCCGGGTAGGCCCCGAAGTCAGGCGGCCTTCCATAAAGACCTGGAGCTTTAAAATAGAGTCAGTAAGTTATATATAGTCTAGAGGAGTGCGAAGTTGTCATTTTAGGAGGTGTATCCTGCGTACCTTGGTAAGGATTATACATTGCGACGGATTCGCAGCTCCAGTGCAACGGCAACGATCACGAAGGGAAAATTAAAAGGCTTCGGCAGTCTCCGGTGTATGTGAGTGTCGGGAAAAGAATAAGTTCAGGCTGAATTGGTTATGATGCAGAATCATAGAAAACCAGACGCAACCGTTATGAAAAGCACACCTCGATCTGGGGGAGGGAGATAATGCCTTATGGGTTAGTTGGAGGAGTTCGCGACGGTTGAGACCGATTTGCTTGTTCAAAGTTCAAGTGGTCCGTGCGTGCCACGTCTTGGCGCATCGGAGCAGAAGAAAGTGCAGCCCTAGCTAGAACTCAACACTCCAGGTCAAACTTCACTAAAATTATGGTCGGGAGTTCTTATATTTAGTCAATAAAAAGACTTAAAGTATAGAAGCTACTAATTTGGGAGCTGGATGACATTTCTCCCAAGGTCTTCAATGCTACAACGTTGTACgtcaaatatatataagcTTGATGCCTCTTTGTTGGTGCTGTATCGGTGCAGTAACGTCTCCTAAAGTACAAACAAACCAACACGGGTTTAAGCTTGCAATGAGTTTATATAGAAGCTGGCACATGGAGACATGAGGCGAAGTTCCCGGCTTGCCGTTGTATGGAACCCCGGAGCGCATGTTATGTGCAAGATGCAAGAATGTCGATCGAAGTAACACTACGTCTGACATGAAGGTAACCTCCTCACAAATACCAGTTCATTGTATAGAGTATAAAAAAACCAATACTACAATAATGGCCTTCTTGTACCCCCGTCTGGCACGCAACTATACTTCTAGCTACCAAGGAGACCGCTGCTTACATTCATATCAAACACCACTAACTAAACTTGGAAAAGAGATATTTACTCAAAATAATGCATTCatcaagaaaataaacaataATCAATTGTATTATACATTCATTCAATACTCGTTGACGAGATCGTTTCCTATTGTACAAGTTTCACCCTCGAAAGCAGGAGCACGTAGATATTTACTCCTCCGGGTGTCCAGTAGCCTTTCCACCCTTGTGGCCAGCCTCCCTAGCTCTCTCATCCCCAGGCTCGAAGCTTCCACCAGAGGCAAGTCCACCCTTGTGACCAGCCTCCCTAGCCCGAGGGTCTCCAGGACGGAAGCTGCCTGACGAAGCGTGACCGCCCTTCGAGGCGATGTCTCTCTGCATTAAGAAGTTAGGAACATATGCCTAAACGTAAGGTTAATGGGTGTTAGCAATGTACACACCTGCTTATCCTCGTCCGTGCTGGCGAAACCACCTTGGTGGCTCGATTGGCCTCCCTTGCGGGCGATGTCTTCGACCTCGTCATGGGGGCGGTTGGCGAAGTTTCCGGGGTTCGGGTTGTGGGCCATTTTTGCTGATGTGTGGTGTCGCGATTCAAAAAATGAGATTTAAAATAGTTCACAGAAGGTGAGACAGAGTATTGTAGTATGTGGTTCTCAGTGTTTGGATAAAATAAGCGTTTTCAGTTCTTAACAGCGGATTATTCCTCATATTTATATTGAGAGTTGTAGACCGAGGGCAGATCCATGACTACATGGTGATGTAGGATGTATGCTCCAGTAGCAAGTTTGACCTGAATGCCACAATACCTAGAAGCTTCACCTTCAATGGGTCATCCAGGGGCAGATGTCGCGATGCCCACCTCTTACGCAAGTATGACTTAAGTAAAACAGGGAACTGTTTCTATTCAATGGACAAATATAGTAGTCCCAGTATTGCTGACGTCTATTTTAAAAGCAAAACTAGTGTTTTAGGTTTGATTTTAACTTCAGGGATCTGGACTTTAGTTCATGGTCAGATTGTTCTGGGTATGAGGTTCAGGCTCATCACTATTACCTCATAGGCGTGAGGTAGGTGCTCCACTTGTTATGGACACAACATTCTCCTATGCTACTCACCGTAATTCCTACATTGTACAATTGAGCAATTCATTCAAGTAGGTTTGCTTTCCGACATTTTGGTAGGGTTTGAATCCTCTACCTATATGTCAGTGGCGGGAGGTTGAGTTAGACCTGGAGATATTTATTTGATCACCATCAAGCACTTCAATTGCAAATAGTTACCCGACCGATTgcaatgccaagaaaagaaaatacagtCTGTGTACAAACTATGGACAGTTCGCTTATGACTTACCACACAATATCacagcaagaaaaggtaGAATTCATATTCAGGATAGAGCAATATATCTCCACATTCATATTACAGCAACATCAATTACCATCCGGATTTTCGCATATAGTTACAACATAAGCATCAAATTTCACAATACGAATCTAATTTACTCCTCAGGGTTCTCGCTAACTCTCTCGGCAGCACTGCGTCTTGCTTCGTCCGATACATTAGGGTTATGCGCGGCACTAGACACAGGTTAGTATATATGTACGTATCGGACTTTGCGTGATGATAAACTTGTAAAACATACGCTTTGAGTCCAGCGTTGACTCTCATCGGATCCTTGTTCTGCTCACCACTTTCGGTATAGAGGTCATGGCTAGGCTGGTCACCACCAAGCTGGTCGAGCATCGCCTGGGCGTTTTGCTTCGCCTCATCCGAGACTCTGGGGTTACTGAGGGTGCTATATGTATACTGATTAGTTCCATTGAGGTTTTATGATAGTACTACAAGAGTACTCACGCCTTGTAGCCACGCATGGCGTTGACTCTTTCTTCggcggaagacattgtgATCAATAAGAGTTGTGAAGTTGAAAAGCTATTTTGTGTACTGGAGTGTAATTTGGAGTTGTTGAAATTCAAACTAAGTTGCAAGGGAGAATAATCTAGATGCTAATGCTGACGGCTCTTCGGCTCTTATACCAGCTCCTCAAAGCTACTTGATGTCAGTCCCTTGCCACTGTTTATGCTCGTCATAGAGACATAATGCCTTCATGGGGAtctggaaagcaaagaagtGTACTATTTAGCTTGGATCGGCGGACGGTCCTATTGGTGGAAGCTTCAACTAGGGTTCATCTGTATCGAATAGAACCCAAGGTTGACGTGGATAATACATCACCCAGTCATTCTACATTAGGGCTTACAAAAGCATTAACCTGTACAGAACTGTACACATATCCAGGCTTCTGGGGTTACTTCAGGCGGTCTACAATAGTTAGTGTGAGTATATACTGTGTGAATCTTCTATGGTTTGCGAAAGATTGGTTGGGAACGTCATGGTGACGGGCAAGTTAAGCGTGGTGACAATTAAGGTGAATCGACCATATTGTTCTTGTGAAACACAAATTAAGATGTATAACATGTGAAATCCAGAATGACAATAATACGTAGAAATTCCAACTTCACGAATTCTTCGCTCATATTGCCGTTCTTAATCCTGGTTAGGAATGCCCGGGCAGCCAAAATGAGCCCGACGCCTGCGCTCTAAGGATTCTTACGAAAACCACTTCGCTTTGTATCGTGTCCCAAGTGCGAATGACAATAACTCATTCGGCAGTAGTTTACAGCTCATGACAAAACAGCCAATGTATGAGTTTGATCTTCGAagggtggagagaaagaaccATTCCGACAGACGCCTGCTTCTTCACAAAGTCGAGGAGGGTACGCCCAAGAGAATGGCCACAACGATTCCATAGGATCAACAAGGTGTCAAAAAACACCATGCAAATacataaaagaaaaagtaaatgaCATGGAGATCAGCACTGGCTACTAATGGGACGCAGTTCATATACTAGTCTCTGCTAGCTGGCTGTTCTTGTCAAGTTTTTTGATGACAATATTTAAATCAATGATAGGCAGTTGGAACACCTGTGATGGTATCGGTAGCAATGACTTGAGGTGAACTTCGTATACCTATATCgctttgattttcttttttttgcttcGTGGTAAGTCACAGTGTTTGAGTCTAAGAATACCTACCGAGTAGTAACAGTTGCATGGCTTGAGCTACAGTAGTCTTGGTAGCGGGCACTACCATTGGTCAAAGTACACAAGACATTGAACAGCCCAGGTATTACTGAAAATGCATATGTCGGGACGAGGTGTATAGGGTTTCAATTCAAGGCCTTCATCGACCGTTATGTGAGTATCTGTACTGAGCTGAGCATACTAGCCACTATGGGAAATTGTTCGCTTCGCAAAGTCATTTTCACCTATTTATTCGAAAATCATGCAATTTCGTATAGATCTGAGCTTATTTGATAGATCAGTCCGACTCAATGCATGGTAAGTATCGTGTTTGACCGGATATGTTTTGAGAACCCGGTGTTGTTGGATGCGGTTACTATATCGCGTAGCCCTATAGAATCATAACCCGGGACTTGAACAATAGGTTTACCTCAATAGACTCCACTAAATCAGTGGTTTCTGACATTTCCGTGGCTCCCAGGTCATACATGTTGGTCCAATAGATGTAACGAGTATTATGTCCACAGTGGATTTAAGTCAGCCTATCATGGTTATGAGCACCTAAGTAGGTATTTATATTGGCTGCGCAATCCTATTGAGACATGTTTTGACAGGAGTTGGGCATGACAGTCTTAATCGACCGAATTCTTACAGATTCTAGAATAATTttgaaaggagaaagaaaaagtctcaATTCGTCGATTGCAATTAACCGGCGGACGGAGAAACTCAGGAGTCTAGTCTGTAGTCGATGGAGTGCCGTAAACCGATAAAGTTCCCGTCCCAGATCACCGGTGTGATTTCCGAGTACCCTTTGAGAAAGGAATTTATCCCGATGATCCTATTGCCGGAAAGTAAAGTTTATGCATGAATGATTATGGTCACGGGgtgagaagaaaatgaaggggGAGAAAGTTTTTGCTAATTTAGGTCGCCTTGAAGTTTGACAAGCTGATTAAGTATTCAGTAAGAGATTATGACGATTGGTTGTGGCTGTCAAAGCTACTATATTTGCCCATAGTTAAGTGGTACGTCGGGGCCCATAACTCCGGAGTTGATATGGGTACCTGTAGTCAACCGCCGACATTTGCTCAGACTCCCCCACGCAAATTGCAGGCGATCGACAATGTCGTAGTAATAGcattaataataatagttTAATTAGGACatacgtactccgtaatatATGACAAAGGATGAGTAGTCTAGACAGGTCCTAATCCAGTTGGTAAAGTCGGATAATTTcttggaagggaaaaaaaaggtgaGCCCCACGGCAGCCCCTCCAAAGCCGGACCCCAGCACACCGGTTGACGCCATAGGATTCAGGCCATTGTTTGTCTGCCCACCTTCAGCGTCATCTGCCCCTCCGCGACTCCCGTTGTCTTTTTCCCTCCGTTTCTTTCCCAgccatccattcttcttgggcatTCGTCTTGGTGACTTCCTCTTATAACCAGgtatgtctttcttgggtCAAGCTCGTTCATCTAGGactcttcttttcttgattacTTGCTGTTGAGAGCTTCCCCGCACTGACACCAGCTATCTCTACTGTAGAATTTCAAGAAGCAAAAGCTATCATAATGCCGGCTTTCTCGCAGGCTACCGATCTCTCCGCCTGGAAGGAGCTCCAGGAGCACCACACCGCTGTCGGTCGTAACATTGTCCTGAAGGAGGCCTTCGAAAAGGACCCTCAGCGCTTCGAGAAGTTCAGCCGTACCTTCAAGAACACTGTGGACAACTCGGACATCCTCTTCGATTTCTCTAAGAACTTCCTCACCGAGGAAACCCTCTCCCTTCTGGTCAAGCTGGCCAAGGAGGCCAATGTTGAGGAGCTCCGCGATGCTATGTTCAAGGGTGAGCACATCAACTTCACTGAGGATCGTGCTGTTTACCACGCTGCTCTCCGCAATGTCTCCAACGAGCCTATGCAGGTCGATGGCAAGAGCGTTGTCGAGGATGTGAACTCCGTCCTGGAGCACATGAAGGAGTTCTCCGAACAGGTCCGCAGTGGTGAGTGGAAGGGTTACACTGACAAGAAGATTGACACCATTATCAACATTGGTATCGGTGGTTCTGATCTGTAAGTTCTCTCCTTGAAGCTTCTAAGTTTCAGACGTCCCTAACAGCTGTTATAGTGGTCCGGTTATGGTCACCGAGGCCCTGAAGCCATACGGTGCTCCCGGCATGAAGCTGCACTTTGTCTCCAACATTGATGGAACTCACATTGCCGAGGCCCTCAAGGACTCCAACCCTGAAACCACCCTCTTCCTGATCGCTTCCAAGACCTTCACTACCGCAGAGACTACTACCAACGCGAATAGCGCTAAGAAGTGGTTCCTCGAGACTGCCAAGGATGAATCTCATATCGCCAAGCACTTCGTTGCTCTGTCCACCAACGAGGCCGAGGTCACCAAGTTTGGCATTGACAAGAAGAATATGTTCGGCTTCGAATCCTGGGTGGGTGGTCGCTACTCCGTCTGGAGTGCTATCGGTCTCTCCGTCGCCCTCTACATCGGTTACGATAACTTCCACCAGTTCTTGGCTGGTGCCCAAGCCATGGACAAGCACTTCCGCGAAGCTCCCTTGGAGCAGAACATTCCCGCCATTGGCGGTTTGCTGAGTGTGTGGTACAGCGACTTCTTCGGTGCCCAGACTCACCTGGTTGCGCCTTTCGATCAGTACCTGCACCGATTCCCCGCCTACCTGCAGCAGCTGTCCATGGAGAGCAACGGCAAGGCTATTACCCGCTCTGGTGAATACGTCAAGTACACCACCGGCCCCATCCTGTTTGGCGAGCCTGCCACCAATGCCCAGCACAGCTTCTTCCAATTGCTCCACCAGGGCACCAAGCTTATCCCGTCGGATTTCATCATGGCTGCCGAGTCCCACAACCCTGTCGAGGGTGGCAAGCACCAGCGCATGCTCGCATCCAACTTCCTTGCTCAGTCTGAGGCCTTGATGGTCGGTAAGACCCCCGAGCAGGTCAAGACTGAAGGTGCCCCCGACAACTTGGTCCCCCACAAGACCTTCCTTGGAAACCGCCCCACTACTTCTATTCTGGCTCAGAAGATCACTCCCTCCACTCTCGGAGCTTTGATCGCGTATTACGAGCACCTCACCTTCACTGAGGGTGCTGTCTGGAACATCAACTCCTTCGACCAGTGGGGTGTGGAGTTGGGCAAGGTTCTtgccaagaagatccagcaGGAGCTGGAGACCTctggcgctggcgctggTCACGATGCTTCAACCAGCGGTCTGCTGGCCGCCTTCAAGCAGAAGGCCAATCTGGCATAGGTGTTGCCATTGAGTAAGCCTGCCATAAATTGAACAGACAAAAAGGAGTATAATATTTCCATATTGATGAGGACATGAAGAGTCACCTTTCTGTTAATTAGTCACATCCCATTGAATGAGACATGTGTAGTAATTTTCAAATATTGGCACCATTTCTAAGTCGACGTAATTGAAACGATATTAATTGTTGCGGCCAAAAgagattgagaaagaaacggTGTAGTTCATTGCATGAAGACGGAACTTGCTTTCCAAAGTTGGCAAGATTGGCCCAACTCGGCCTTAGTTCCCTTGGATGTGCGGCTCGCCACCGTGTCTCCTCTCTGCAACTTCGACTCGACGATAGACCGTGAGCCCATCCGCCGAGCCGGCGGGCTATGAGTATCTAACATGCCATTCGTAAAGAGTGGACTTGTGCAATTGTTCAATGCGATCTCCTATTATGGACTGATGTCATCTTTTGCGGTGCAGGTTGCTGCGGGAGGCAACTCGGCGAGTGCCTCTCAGGGTGGGTATTTCCACGGACAGCCCATGCCGGTGACATGCTTGAATCGGACAATGTGAGTGTGAATATTATTAAGTAATTCCGAACATGGTGTGGAGGAGACTCTTTTGTGTTTTGGTACGATATGACTTGTCGATAGATGCTAACGCTTTCTCCGATTTTAGTGACTCCGGCGAACATGTAATGCCTTCCCGCGCTCATTGACTATGCGTTAATGTCATATTGAGGATTTTAATCGATTGTGTGTTTAGCTAACGTAATTTTTCCAGATCACCGACAGTCTCGGCAAACTCCAATACATTCCATTCCCAACCTGCAAGGAGacctccctccccctcgCCCTTCGCTACGGTGTTACGGAGACAGTCAATTGCACCATTGACAGAGTTTCTGATGAACTTTACCACCTCCTCGAGTACTATGTCCACTCTGATGTGCCGATGAACTGCCGTGTGCCAACAGCGCCCCTTCTGCCGCCCACATCTTCAGATTCGGATGACAAGGCACATGAAGGCGAGGCCGTAGGCACCGAGCTTTCTGCTCTGAGTGAGGAAGGACCTCCTTATACTCCAATCACCTTTGCGCTGCAGGGGACGTTGCAGCGcagtcatcttcatatctGGACAGATATGAATGTACTCATGCACAACATCGTCTCGAcgccaaagaaaaataaacggaagaccaagaaagtgGCGCCGGGATATGCTGTGGCCGGTACTGCATACTCGGTTCCTGAATTCGAATTATCCGTTctcaacagcaagaagaaggtttccgatgaagagaaggaggcagcTGCCGTGGCTGAGGCTGCCCGTGAGCCTTGGACAGCGGGGCATGGCACGAAGGTTATTCGTGAGCAGCCTCTCACCTTCACTTTCCATGTGAGTTGGGttgaaggtggaggaggcatcGGATGGCCATCCCGGGGGTCTGCTGCTAGTGAGTTGACGGGGGGAACAGGTTTCTTCTCGAAactgttcttcttcgttctgGCTGCATCATTGGGAGCAGCCATGGCCTTGTATTGGGAACGGGCTCGGCGACGGGGCTGGCGAGGCGATGGGATCCTCGGTGTACCTTCTCGGGGAAAGGGGTCGGTTGGAGTTGTATATGGTAATGGCGGAAAATCCAATGGTTATGGGGGTTATTCCGCTAGCAACGTCTCAATGACGGGGAACGGAGGAGGGTATGGGTACGGAGGGTTCTCGGCTGGGAAGAAAGATTAGATTGCGGTAGATATAGACGTATCTAGTACTGACAGTAACTGGATAAAGATCCCATTCTGATTGTAGCCAGCTAA from Aspergillus oryzae RIB40 DNA, chromosome 7 includes the following:
- a CDS encoding uncharacterized protein (predicted protein) yields the protein MYNPYQAPGLYGRPPDFGAYPGAPPGMAPPPGMSAPGTTPPPGMQQANAQQPGRPAGFPANFQPPPNMPNINFSAPVIRLGTSGPSKSATPDTNKEREAPGRRAGLGSSNLETQRQNVRDAMMQLQPPTRDEIVRTLFVGGITEGVGGDEGIEKILRSAGNLRRWIRATDADEKPCKFGFAEYEDPESLGTAVEVLKDVEVPLKRQTPSEGGDKEDNEIEKSQLLVVVDEGSLDYLEQYEASRGEVDPAERQSRLDAARSTLSSVLSELFHPSSPTQKEDVSAIDREGDTAMKDAEGQDGASAEVVTIPITVEDELSDIPPEMRETVAKEIAAFRERSNRRDIERLKREEEIESMERARNSGSRISRLASPPPTAPSGPAAGANGIPLGPRDRSMPNAPSGPKGFGVQIPKDYQKGVAFVNGGSVNGAPFYIDREDEDSDASDEELERRRQERKDAEAEKQFLDQERRWLNRERSRTAALEREKKRDKEEEAKLQEVREEADKHFGEWNDDAEASRKAHDYYADRGAWLRSRAAFRAREVSMDEADRAAEERERARSVQQREQARGMADDFLARQAEELETRTQAPREPQRFKLSLGAAAQKAQAATSRRTVAEVEGLLEDEEEPEATARRPLIPIKFDSAAEAAGLSEEERAQAARQLAAEIPTEKEGLWNWEVKWEFVDENVVSEQLKPFVEKKIVEYLGVQEQMLVDVVEEHVRKHGPPQELVEQLEEALDEEAEVLVRKLWRMIIFFSESEKRGLSG
- a CDS encoding general stress protein (predicted protein); its protein translation is MAHNPNPGNFANRPHDEVEDIARKGGQSSHQGGFASTDEDKQRDIASKGGHASSGSFRPGDPRAREAGHKGGLASGGSFEPGDERAREAGHKGGKATGHPEE
- a CDS encoding glucose-6-phosphate isomerase (glucose-6-phosphate isomerase), which codes for MPAFSQATDLSAWKELQEHHTAVGRNIVLKEAFEKDPQRFEKFSRTFKNTVDNSDILFDFSKNFLTEETLSLLVKLAKEANVEELRDAMFKGEHINFTEDRAVYHAALRNVSNEPMQVDGKSVVEDVNSVLEHMKEFSEQVRSGEWKGYTDKKIDTIINIGIGGSDLGPVMVTEALKPYGAPGMKLHFVSNIDGTHIAEALKDSNPETTLFLIASKTFTTAETTTNANSAKKWFLETAKDESHIAKHFVALSTNEAEVTKFGIDKKNMFGFESWVGGRYSVWSAIGLSVALYIGYDNFHQFLAGAQAMDKHFREAPLEQNIPAIGGLLSVWYSDFFGAQTHLVAPFDQYLHRFPAYLQQLSMESNGKAITRSGEYVKYTTGPILFGEPATNAQHSFFQLLHQGTKLIPSDFIMAAESHNPVEGGKHQRMLASNFLAQSEALMVGKTPEQVKTEGAPDNLVPHKTFLGNRPTTSILAQKITPSTLGALIAYYEHLTFTEGAVWNINSFDQWGVELGKVLAKKIQQELETSGAGAGHDASTSGLLAAFKQKANLA
- a CDS encoding uncharacterized protein (predicted protein), with protein sequence MPFVKSGLVQLFNAISYYGLMSSFAVQVAAGGNSASASQVIPNMVWRRLFCVLVRYDLSIDANAFSDFSDSGEHITDSLGKLQYIPFPTCKETSLPLALRYGVTETVNCTIDRVSDELYHLLEYYVHSDVPMNCRVPTAPLLPPTSSDSDDKAHEGEAVGTELSALSEEGPPYTPITFALQGTLQRSHLHIWTDMNVLMHNIVSTPKKNKRKTKKVAPGYAVAGTAYSVPEFELSVLNSKKKVSDEEKEAAAVAEAAREPWTAGHGTKVIREQPLTFTFHVSWVEGGGGIGWPSRGSAASELTGGTGFFSKLFFFVLAASLGAAMALYWERARRRGWRGDGILGVPSRGKGSVGVVYGNGGKSNGYGGYSASNVSMTGNGGGYGYGGFSAGKKD